Part of the Chloroflexota bacterium genome is shown below.
GTTCAGGACCGCGACCTTCCCTACTTCCGGCAGCTCGCATACGACTCCATCGACCGCGTTGAGGTGGTCGCCGCCGACACCGCGCGCGTGCGATGGAAGCAGCCGTTCGTGGAAGCGGACCAGCTTCTGAGCCAGCGTGTCACGACGATCCTGCCACGCCACCTTCTCGAGGCGGCGTACACGGACGACCGGGCCAACTTCGAACAGCTCTCCTACTGGAATCGCGACTTCGTCGGGACCGGACCCTTCAAGCTGAAGGACTGGACAACCGGCAGCGGCGCTGTGCTCCAGGCCTTCGACGACTACGTGCTGGGTAGGCCGAAGATCGACGAGGTGGAGATCAAGTTCGTCACCGATCCGGCGACGCTGGCCGCGGATCTCCTCGCAGGCGCCGTCGAGGTCACGCTCGGCAGGAACATCTCCCTGGATCAGGCGCTTCAGATCCGCGACCAATGGCGTGACGGCACAGCCGAGATCGGCATGAAGAACTGGATCATGGTGTACCCGCAGTTCATCAATCCCAACCCGCCCGTCGTTGCCGAGGTGCGATTTCGGCGAGCCCTCATGCGTGCCATCGACCGCAAGGAAATGGTCGATAGCCTCATGGCTGGCCTCACCTTGGTCGCGCATACCGTTATGAACCCCGGGCAGCCAGACTACGCGAACCTCGAGAAGGAGGCTCCACACTACGATTTTGACCCGCGCGCGGCGGCGGCCGCGCTCCAGGAGCTTGGCTACGTCGCGAGCGAGGACGGCACCTTCCGAGACTCGTCCGGCCAGCGGCTATCGCTCGAGATCCGAACGACCCAGGGAGACGATCTTCAAGAGAAATCGATGTTTGCGATCTCGGGCTACTGGCAGCGCCTGGGGATCGCGATGGAGCCCGTGCCAGTGCCACCGCAGCGGTCCCAGGACCGGGAATACCGGAGCACGTTCCCGGCATTTGACCTGAAGCGCCAGCCCAACGACGTCGACGCGTTCCGACGGATGCACAGCTCGAAGACGCCGCTCCCCGAGAACAATTTCGTTGGCGACAATTATTCTCGCTACCGCAATCCGGAGTTCGACGCACTGTTGGACACCTACTTTGTCACGATTGGTCGCGAGGAACGGATTCGCGTCGTAGAGCAAATTGCCTTGCACATCGCCAGGAATTTGAACCTCATGGGCATCTTCTACCAGGCCGAACCAACGATGGTGAGCAATCGACTGCTCAACGCCCACGTCGCGCAGGTTGGCGGAACCAGCTACATCGGGAACGTCTACGAGTGGGACGTGAAATAGTCGGGTGACGAAGAACCCACCCAGCACGAAAAGGCAGGGAAGAAAGGACGCAGGCGATGACCGAACGATCCATCTGGGTGCATCTTCTGGGCGCAACAGTCAACTATTGCGATGCAAAGGGCATGCGCACGCGCTACATCGAGGCGGGTAGCGGCGAGCCGCTGATCATGCTCCACGGGAGCGGCGGCCACGCCGAGGCGTTCCACCGCAACGTGGTGCCCCTGGGCGAGCATTTCCACGCCTACGCCATCGACATGGCGGGCCACGGCTATACCGACTCGCATCCGACCCTGGCAGGCACGGAGGGGATCGTCGACCACATCCTCCGATTTATGGATACTATGGGCATCGCGCGCGCGCACCTCGCCGGCGAGTCCCTCGGAGGAGCCGCCTCTGCCAAGCTCGCGCTCGAGCATCCGGACCGCGTGGACAAGGTCGTCTACATCACGGGCGCTGGCCTGGAGATGGGGGAGGAGGCGGCGAAGTTGGCAGCGCCCGGGCGCGAGTCGTTCGCCCGACTATCTGCCGCGGCGCTGGGGAATCCGACCCCCGAGTCCATCCGCGCCAGACTCGCCTGGCTCTTCGCCGACCCGGAAAAATCGATCACCGACGAGCTCGTCGACGTTCGCTACACGATCTATGCGCGACGCGCTGCGCTTCCGAAGCCTGCGGCGACCGCCGCTCCCCCGCAGCAAGGAGTTGGCGTGAGCCTCACCCCGGAGCGCCTCCGGCAGATCAAACAGCCGTTCTTCTTCCTCTGGACGGACCACAACCCGTCCACCCCATGGCAGGTGGCCGAAATGGCGCACAAGGAGATGCCAGGCTCGCGATTCCACGTCATCCAGAATGCTGGCCACTGGCCACAATACGAGCAGCCAGCCGAGTTCAACCGGCTGGTGATCGACTTCTTGAAGAGCTGACCGGCTCTCTGGAGAACGCGCCATGCTGACGGAAGAGGAAAATCGACTCCTGACCGAGACGGGGCCAGGGACGCCCTGCGGGGAACTGATGCGCCGATACTGGCAGCCCGTCGCGCTCTCCGAGGAGCTGCCCCCGGGTGGAGCGCCGTTGCCCGTCCGTCTTCTTGGAGAAGATCTCGTCCTCTACCGGCCCGACGCGTCGGACGCCGCAGGCTCGCCAGGACTCTTAGGCGCTCACTGCGCACATCGGGGCGCCGACCTGAGCTACGGCCGCGTCGAAGGTGGCCGCTTGCGCTGCATCTACCACGGCTGGCTGTACAACGGGGCCGGGCGTTGCATCGAGCAGCCCGGCGAGCCGGAAGGATCGACCTTGCGCCAGAGCATTCGTCAGATCGCGTATCCCTGCCAAGAAAAGAACGGCATGATCTTCGCGTACCTTGGCCCGGGCGATCCACCCCTCCTGCCCAACTACGACTTCCTGACCCATGGCGAAGAGCACGTGTTCGCCACAAAGATCTACAGCGACTGCAACTACCTCCAGGGGAACGAGGGCAATATCGACCTCCTCCATGTCTCGTTTCTCCACTACAGCCAGCGTGACCTTCAATCCCCGGATGGGGCGAACACGCCGGGGGCGAACGGGACGCTCGCGGAGCTATCGCACAGAGGTTCGGCGCCCTACAACGAGCGGTGTGAAGGCGAACTCGTGGACGTGGGCTTGCGAGTATGCAAGATCCGCACGTTAGGGCCCGACCGTAACTACATTCGCGTCGGCACTTTCATGCTGCCCAACATGTACGCGTTCCCCGCCGGCGGGCTCAACTGGCACGTTCCCATCGACGATACCCACCACTGGAAGTACGTCGTATCCTTCGATCGCGACCAGCCGTACGACAAAGAGCAGCTCCGCCAGAATCGCGATCTGTTCACACCCGCGCCGAAGTTCCACCCGATTCCCAATCGCTCGAATCGGTATCTTCAGCGCCGTGAAGACATGCGGGCGAGGAGCTACAGCGGGATCGACATGCGCTACTTCGCGGCACAGGACCTCTGCGCTACCGAAGGCGCCGGCGCCATCCAGGATCGAACGCGGGAGCACCTCGCACCCAACGACGCACCATTGGTCATCGCGCGCAAGCTCC
Proteins encoded:
- a CDS encoding peptide ABC transporter substrate-binding protein, which translates into the protein MAGVARNWLPAVGLTLAIFLAACAPAPALRQAPSADSAASRAPKRITAAVKSEPKALISRANQSGIVLAGADELEQMVSADMVMPDAQGQLIPQLAVAVPSLDNGLWTLSPDGQMETTYQIKPNTRWHDGVALDADDLVFTLQVVQDRDLPYFRQLAYDSIDRVEVVAADTARVRWKQPFVEADQLLSQRVTTILPRHLLEAAYTDDRANFEQLSYWNRDFVGTGPFKLKDWTTGSGAVLQAFDDYVLGRPKIDEVEIKFVTDPATLAADLLAGAVEVTLGRNISLDQALQIRDQWRDGTAEIGMKNWIMVYPQFINPNPPVVAEVRFRRALMRAIDRKEMVDSLMAGLTLVAHTVMNPGQPDYANLEKEAPHYDFDPRAAAAALQELGYVASEDGTFRDSSGQRLSLEIRTTQGDDLQEKSMFAISGYWQRLGIAMEPVPVPPQRSQDREYRSTFPAFDLKRQPNDVDAFRRMHSSKTPLPENNFVGDNYSRYRNPEFDALLDTYFVTIGREERIRVVEQIALHIARNLNLMGIFYQAEPTMVSNRLLNAHVAQVGGTSYIGNVYEWDVK
- a CDS encoding alpha/beta hydrolase, yielding MTERSIWVHLLGATVNYCDAKGMRTRYIEAGSGEPLIMLHGSGGHAEAFHRNVVPLGEHFHAYAIDMAGHGYTDSHPTLAGTEGIVDHILRFMDTMGIARAHLAGESLGGAASAKLALEHPDRVDKVVYITGAGLEMGEEAAKLAAPGRESFARLSAAALGNPTPESIRARLAWLFADPEKSITDELVDVRYTIYARRAALPKPAATAAPPQQGVGVSLTPERLRQIKQPFFFLWTDHNPSTPWQVAEMAHKEMPGSRFHVIQNAGHWPQYEQPAEFNRLVIDFLKS
- a CDS encoding Rieske 2Fe-2S domain-containing protein — encoded protein: MLTEEENRLLTETGPGTPCGELMRRYWQPVALSEELPPGGAPLPVRLLGEDLVLYRPDASDAAGSPGLLGAHCAHRGADLSYGRVEGGRLRCIYHGWLYNGAGRCIEQPGEPEGSTLRQSIRQIAYPCQEKNGMIFAYLGPGDPPLLPNYDFLTHGEEHVFATKIYSDCNYLQGNEGNIDLLHVSFLHYSQRDLQSPDGANTPGANGTLAELSHRGSAPYNERCEGELVDVGLRVCKIRTLGPDRNYIRVGTFMLPNMYAFPAGGLNWHVPIDDTHHWKYVVSFDRDQPYDKEQLRQNRDLFTPAPKFHPIPNRSNRYLQRREDMRARSYSGIDMRYFAAQDLCATEGAGAIQDRTREHLAPNDAPLVIARKLLVSAMRDVQEGRDPPALVRDPAKNRFPSVVATFGVIPATTSWKEHCRALIDRGDAWVGRPTFTATLT